A window of Raineyella sp. W15-4 contains these coding sequences:
- a CDS encoding Gfo/Idh/MocA family oxidoreductase: MVRFALIGAGFIGGVHAANLAAHPDVDLVVIADPNVERARTLADRHGARWTGEVGEAIAADRVDAVFIASSTDTHAANLRRAADAGVAVMVEKPIDLDLAKAIDVARYVKASGIPTMVDFNRRFDRDYAEVRRVVEAGEVGTVELVQLTSRGPAVPPLEYIAVSGGQMRDQAVHFIDLARWLAGADPVEVYAAGSALAEPRLTEYDDVDTSVLTLRLETGALVQIDCTRRIGYGYDERLEVLGSAGLVQARGHRTGTVARYGLGKVVEDGMDAGWFERARPTYRTALDHFVASLEAGTAPAASLEDGIRAQAIAEAATLSLHSGRAETIDYPVL, encoded by the coding sequence ATGGTGCGCTTCGCACTGATCGGAGCCGGGTTCATCGGCGGCGTGCACGCCGCCAACCTGGCCGCCCACCCGGACGTCGACCTGGTCGTGATCGCGGACCCGAACGTCGAGCGGGCCCGTACGCTCGCCGACCGCCACGGCGCCCGGTGGACCGGCGAGGTCGGAGAGGCGATCGCCGCCGACCGGGTGGATGCCGTGTTCATCGCCTCGTCGACCGACACCCACGCCGCGAACCTGCGCCGCGCCGCCGATGCCGGGGTGGCAGTAATGGTGGAGAAGCCGATCGACCTCGACCTGGCCAAGGCGATCGACGTCGCCCGGTACGTCAAGGCCAGCGGGATTCCCACCATGGTGGACTTCAACCGCCGCTTCGACCGGGACTACGCCGAGGTCCGGCGGGTCGTCGAGGCGGGGGAGGTGGGGACGGTCGAGCTGGTCCAGCTCACCTCGCGCGGCCCGGCAGTCCCACCGCTGGAGTACATCGCCGTGTCGGGCGGCCAGATGCGCGACCAGGCGGTGCACTTCATCGACCTGGCCCGCTGGCTGGCCGGCGCCGACCCGGTCGAGGTGTACGCCGCGGGATCGGCGCTCGCCGAACCGCGGCTGACCGAGTACGACGACGTCGACACCTCGGTGCTCACCCTCCGGCTGGAGACCGGGGCCCTGGTCCAGATCGACTGCACCCGCCGGATCGGCTACGGCTACGACGAACGGCTCGAAGTACTCGGCTCGGCCGGCCTGGTGCAGGCCCGTGGGCACCGGACCGGCACGGTCGCCCGGTACGGGCTGGGCAAGGTGGTCGAGGACGGGATGGACGCCGGCTGGTTCGAGCGCGCCCGGCCGACCTACCGCACCGCCCTCGACCACTTCGTCGCCTCGCTGGAGGCCGGGACCGCCCCGGCCGCCTCTCTCGAGGACGGCATCCGGGCCCAGGCGATCGCCGAGGCCGCGACCCTGTCGCTGCACTCGGGCCGGGCGGAGACGATCGACTACCCGGTGCTCTGA
- a CDS encoding Gfo/Idh/MocA family oxidoreductase: MSQPGTLRLQAGMVGGGPGADIGKTHRYAIRLDDRYDLVAGVFGQDPAASRELGERLGIAEDRVYPDHRTMAEAEAARPDGVDVVAVTTPNDSHFTIAAAFLRAGINVVCEKPLTTDSGSAAELVRIAAEHDVLLGVPHCYSAYAMVREAARIVRDGRLGKLLHVDVEHASGWAATGLEFTGHKQASWRMNPDIAGRASVVADLGTHGYHLARYITGLHAEQVSAQLQTFVPGRRVYDNATVALRLSDGVSGRLWASMAATGHNHGLRIRVFGDRGNLEWQHEDPHHLTLQNLAGETTILAQGVATLSEDASRLTRIGLGHPEGFIEAFADFYRDLADELAARRDGRPSTIRELTFPTGEDGLIGVQFVEAVTASHDADAAWVAPAYGSAGKEQ; the protein is encoded by the coding sequence ATGAGTCAACCAGGAACCCTGCGCCTGCAGGCCGGGATGGTCGGCGGCGGGCCGGGGGCCGACATCGGCAAGACCCACCGCTACGCCATCCGCCTCGACGACCGCTACGACCTGGTGGCCGGGGTGTTCGGACAGGATCCCGCCGCGTCCCGAGAGCTCGGGGAGCGCCTCGGGATCGCCGAGGACCGCGTCTACCCCGACCACCGCACGATGGCCGAGGCGGAGGCGGCCCGCCCGGACGGGGTCGACGTGGTCGCGGTGACCACCCCGAACGACAGCCACTTCACGATCGCCGCGGCCTTCCTGCGGGCCGGGATCAATGTGGTCTGCGAGAAGCCGCTGACCACCGACTCCGGCTCCGCCGCGGAACTGGTCCGGATCGCCGCCGAACACGACGTCCTGCTCGGGGTGCCGCACTGCTACTCGGCGTACGCCATGGTCCGTGAGGCCGCCCGGATCGTCCGGGACGGCCGGCTGGGGAAGCTGCTGCACGTCGATGTCGAGCACGCCTCCGGCTGGGCGGCCACCGGCCTGGAGTTCACCGGCCACAAGCAGGCCTCCTGGCGGATGAACCCCGACATCGCCGGCCGGGCCAGCGTGGTCGCCGACCTGGGCACCCACGGCTACCACCTGGCCCGCTACATCACCGGTTTGCACGCCGAACAGGTCTCGGCGCAGCTGCAGACCTTCGTCCCCGGCCGGCGGGTGTACGACAACGCCACCGTGGCGCTGCGGCTGTCCGACGGGGTCTCCGGCCGGCTGTGGGCCAGCATGGCGGCCACCGGTCACAACCACGGCCTGCGGATCCGGGTGTTCGGCGACCGGGGCAACCTCGAGTGGCAGCACGAGGACCCGCACCACCTGACCCTGCAGAACCTGGCGGGGGAGACCACCATCCTGGCCCAGGGAGTTGCCACGTTGTCCGAGGACGCCTCCCGGCTGACCCGGATCGGCCTGGGGCATCCGGAGGGCTTCATCGAGGCCTTCGCCGACTTCTACCGCGATCTCGCCGACGAACTGGCCGCCCGCCGCGACGGCCGGCCCAGCACGATCCGCGAGCTGACCTTCCCGACCGGGGAGGACGGCCTGATCGGGGTGCAGTTCGTGGAGGCGGTGACCGCCTCGCACGACGCCGATGCCGCCTGGGTCGCCCCGGCGTACGGGTCGGCCGGAAAGGAGCAGTGA
- the der gene encoding ribosome biogenesis GTPase Der, with product MTENQKPVVAIVGRPNVGKSTLVNRIIGRREAVVQDVPGVTRDRISYDATWNGRDFVVVDTGGWASDAKGLAGRIAEQAELAINAADAVVLVVDATVGTLDEDEAVVAVLRRSRKPVVLAANKVDDQRTEAEAASMWNLGLGQPWPVSAIHGRGTGDLLDAIVAVLPERSAVADEPTGGPRRVAIVGKPNVGKSSLLNRLVGTQRSVVSDISGTTVDPVDELVEVGGEVYRFIDTAGLRKRVKEASGHEYYASLRTAGAIERAEVCVAVIDASEEVSEQDLRILSMVEEAGRALVIAFNKWDLTDEERRRYLDREIERDLVQFQWADHVNISALTGRNVVKLRTAIDTAIEGWETRISTGRLNAFLGRLVAAHPHPVRGGKQPRILFATQAQAGPPTFILFTTGELDAGYVRFVERRLREDFGFRGTPVHVEVRPRAKRS from the coding sequence GTGACCGAGAACCAGAAGCCCGTCGTCGCCATCGTCGGACGTCCCAACGTCGGCAAGTCGACGCTGGTGAACCGCATCATCGGCCGGCGGGAGGCCGTGGTCCAGGACGTTCCCGGGGTCACCCGCGACCGCATCTCGTACGACGCCACCTGGAACGGGCGTGACTTCGTCGTCGTCGACACCGGTGGCTGGGCCTCCGATGCCAAGGGCCTGGCCGGCCGGATCGCCGAACAGGCCGAACTGGCGATCAACGCCGCCGACGCGGTCGTCCTGGTGGTGGACGCGACCGTCGGCACCCTCGACGAGGACGAGGCGGTGGTCGCCGTGCTGCGCCGGTCCCGCAAGCCGGTCGTGCTGGCCGCGAACAAGGTCGACGACCAGCGCACCGAGGCCGAGGCCGCCTCGATGTGGAACCTCGGCCTCGGCCAGCCGTGGCCGGTGTCGGCGATCCACGGGCGTGGCACCGGCGACCTGCTCGACGCCATCGTCGCCGTGCTGCCGGAACGGTCCGCGGTCGCCGACGAGCCGACCGGCGGCCCGCGCCGGGTAGCGATCGTCGGCAAGCCCAACGTCGGCAAGTCCTCCCTGCTGAACCGCCTGGTCGGCACCCAGCGGTCGGTCGTCTCCGACATCTCCGGCACCACCGTGGACCCGGTCGACGAACTGGTCGAGGTGGGCGGAGAGGTCTACCGCTTCATCGACACCGCCGGCCTGCGCAAGCGGGTCAAGGAAGCCTCGGGCCACGAGTACTACGCCTCGTTGCGGACGGCCGGCGCGATCGAGCGGGCCGAGGTGTGTGTGGCGGTGATCGACGCCTCCGAGGAGGTCTCCGAACAGGACCTGCGGATCCTGTCGATGGTGGAGGAGGCCGGCCGGGCGCTGGTGATCGCCTTCAACAAGTGGGACCTCACCGACGAGGAACGCCGCCGCTACCTGGACCGGGAGATCGAACGCGACCTGGTGCAGTTCCAGTGGGCCGACCATGTCAACATCTCCGCCCTCACCGGCCGTAACGTGGTCAAGCTGCGCACCGCCATCGACACCGCCATCGAGGGCTGGGAGACCCGGATCTCCACCGGTCGCCTGAACGCCTTCCTCGGCCGGCTGGTCGCCGCCCACCCGCATCCGGTCCGCGGCGGGAAGCAGCCGCGGATACTGTTCGCCACCCAGGCCCAGGCCGGCCCGCCGACCTTCATCCTGTTCACCACCGGCGAGCTGGACGCGGGCTACGTACGGTTCGTGGAGCGCCGGCTGCGGGAGGACTTCGGCTTCCGTGGCACCCCGGTGCACGTCGAGGTGCGGCCCCGGGCGAAGCGTTCCTGA
- a CDS encoding lysophospholipid acyltransferase family protein produces MTVDTRNVTSARPTAPVSTAGLPHTDLLPAPRHGLLRALAGPARAVVRGLWDVRVHGSDQVPAEGPVILASNHIATLDGPLSVLMSPRRPTYALAKRELFRGAVGGVLDRSGQIPIDRDVTVDRTAVDRCIRVLRDGAALVIFPEGMRDTGEFAWIRSGVAYLAMVTGAPVVPVAMLGTRVVGGSPHGTPRLRTRMHVVFGAPLTSQPVPWPRRQASVRATAEELRVQLADHVRHAAELTGMPLPGIPRDRIARA; encoded by the coding sequence ATGACCGTGGACACCCGGAACGTCACGTCGGCCCGGCCGACCGCCCCGGTGTCCACGGCCGGCCTCCCGCACACCGACCTGCTGCCGGCGCCCCGGCACGGTCTGCTGCGCGCCCTGGCCGGTCCGGCCAGGGCGGTGGTCCGCGGGCTGTGGGACGTCCGGGTGCACGGGTCCGACCAGGTGCCCGCCGAGGGGCCGGTGATCCTGGCGTCCAACCACATCGCCACCCTGGACGGGCCGCTGTCGGTGCTGATGTCGCCGCGGCGGCCGACGTACGCGCTGGCGAAGCGGGAGCTCTTCCGCGGCGCGGTCGGCGGGGTGCTGGACCGCTCCGGCCAGATCCCGATCGACCGGGACGTGACGGTGGACCGTACGGCGGTCGACCGGTGCATCCGGGTGTTGCGGGACGGCGCCGCGCTGGTGATCTTCCCCGAGGGCATGCGCGACACCGGGGAGTTCGCCTGGATCCGGTCCGGGGTGGCCTACCTGGCGATGGTCACCGGCGCGCCGGTCGTGCCGGTGGCGATGCTCGGCACCCGGGTGGTCGGCGGCAGCCCGCACGGCACCCCGCGGCTGCGCACCCGGATGCACGTCGTCTTCGGCGCACCGCTGACCTCCCAGCCGGTGCCGTGGCCGCGGCGGCAGGCCAGCGTACGGGCCACCGCCGAGGAGCTGCGGGTGCAGCTGGCCGACCACGTCCGGCACGCCGCGGAACTGACCGGGATGCCGTTGCCCGGCATCCCGCGCGATCGGATCGCCCGGGCCTGA
- the cmk gene encoding (d)CMP kinase, with translation MSVVVVAIDGPSGSGKSSTSRAVAEHFGWAYLDTGAMYRAVAWAWLGSGIPLEDADAIVAMVRRTPLRITTDPAAPGIAVDGTDVSTAIRDPRVSAEVSKVSSIQGVRDELIARQRALIAAADGGIVVEGRDITTVVAPDADVRILLVADPGARVARRAAELGARATGAEVTDQVIRRDRDDSRVTTFTEAAAGVTVIDSTYDDLPTVVGRVVALVEQTLAEEH, from the coding sequence ATCAGCGTGGTAGTCGTGGCCATCGACGGGCCGAGCGGGTCGGGGAAGTCCTCGACCTCACGGGCCGTCGCCGAGCACTTCGGGTGGGCCTACCTCGACACGGGGGCGATGTACCGGGCGGTGGCCTGGGCGTGGCTCGGCTCGGGCATCCCGCTCGAGGACGCCGACGCGATCGTCGCGATGGTCCGCCGGACCCCGCTACGGATCACCACGGACCCCGCGGCCCCCGGCATCGCCGTCGACGGCACCGATGTCAGCACCGCGATCCGCGACCCCCGGGTCTCCGCCGAGGTCTCCAAGGTCTCGTCGATCCAGGGCGTACGCGACGAACTGATCGCCCGGCAGCGGGCACTGATCGCCGCCGCCGACGGCGGGATCGTCGTCGAGGGCCGGGACATCACCACCGTGGTCGCCCCCGACGCCGACGTCCGGATCCTGCTCGTCGCCGACCCGGGCGCCCGGGTCGCCCGGCGCGCCGCCGAGCTCGGCGCGCGGGCCACCGGCGCCGAGGTGACCGACCAGGTGATCCGCCGCGACCGCGACGACTCCCGGGTGACCACCTTCACCGAGGCCGCCGCGGGCGTCACCGTCATCGATTCCACCTACGACGACCTGCCGACCGTGGTGGGCCGGGTCGTCGCCCTCGTCGAGCAGACGCTCGCCGAGGAGCACTGA
- a CDS encoding prephenate dehydrogenase, whose translation MSDAAELDPTVVIGAGLLGASIGAALTRAGVTVHLSDAVLSHARVAETLGAGTTAKPEPAAVRLVVVATPPRSLAAVIGEALDRYPNAAVTDVGSVKGRVLRQLQATGRDLSRYLGSHPMAGSQHSGPVSASPDLFEDRTWAVTPHREVTEATADRVRAMIRLCGARYVAFTPDEHDRAVAQVSHLPQLVSVLMADHLLGIPTSHLALAGQGLRDVTRIAGSDPTLWEQIIAGNVDALRPELEEVRDHLDEMIAALDDPLHKVRPILQRGVNGTRQIPGKHGAPAMDYARLVIEIPDTPGALAQLFRDIADAGVNIEDIDIQHDLVRQVGYLEVSVEPGHVREVAEAMRTAGWRLS comes from the coding sequence GTGAGTGACGCAGCAGAGCTCGACCCGACCGTGGTGATCGGGGCGGGACTGCTCGGCGCCTCGATCGGTGCCGCGCTGACCCGGGCCGGGGTCACCGTGCACCTGTCCGACGCGGTGCTCTCCCATGCCCGGGTGGCGGAGACCCTCGGCGCCGGGACCACCGCGAAGCCGGAGCCGGCGGCCGTCCGGTTGGTCGTGGTGGCCACCCCGCCGCGCTCGCTGGCCGCGGTGATCGGTGAGGCCCTGGATCGCTACCCGAACGCCGCCGTCACCGACGTCGGGTCGGTCAAGGGCCGGGTGCTGCGCCAGCTGCAGGCCACCGGCCGCGACCTCTCCCGCTACCTCGGTTCGCATCCGATGGCGGGCAGCCAGCACTCCGGCCCGGTCAGCGCCAGCCCGGATCTCTTCGAGGACCGGACCTGGGCGGTCACCCCGCACCGCGAGGTGACCGAGGCCACCGCCGACCGGGTCCGGGCGATGATCCGGCTGTGCGGTGCCCGGTACGTGGCGTTCACCCCCGACGAGCACGACCGGGCGGTCGCCCAGGTCTCGCACCTGCCGCAGCTGGTGTCGGTGCTGATGGCCGATCACCTGCTCGGCATCCCCACGTCCCATCTGGCCCTGGCCGGCCAGGGGCTGCGTGACGTCACCCGGATCGCCGGCTCCGACCCGACCCTGTGGGAGCAGATCATCGCCGGCAACGTCGACGCGCTGCGGCCCGAGCTGGAGGAGGTGCGCGACCATCTCGACGAGATGATCGCCGCCCTGGACGACCCGCTGCACAAGGTCCGGCCGATCCTCCAGCGCGGGGTGAACGGCACCCGCCAGATCCCCGGCAAGCACGGGGCACCGGCGATGGACTATGCCCGGCTGGTGATCGAGATCCCGGACACGCCCGGCGCGCTGGCGCAGCTGTTCCGCGACATCGCCGACGCCGGGGTCAACATCGAGGACATCGACATCCAGCACGACCTGGTCCGCCAGGTGGGCTATCTGGAAGTCTCCGTGGAGCCCGGCCACGTCCGCGAGGTGGCCGAGGCGATGAGGACTGCGGGCTGGCGGCTGTCCTAG
- the prcA gene encoding proteasome subunit alpha produces MSMPFYVAPEQQMKDRSDFARKGIARGRAVVVLRYRDGICFVAENRSLALHKISEIYDRIAFAAVGRYNEFEQLRIAGIQQADLRGYAYDRSDVTGRMLANAYAQLLGSAFSSGAEKPFEVELVVAELGHDRAGDQIYRLTYDGSVADEENFAAMGGATETIAEVVRRGIDPQADLGSAVRLAVRALAADTSAPSPRVLGPDSLEVAVLDRTRPRPRKFRRLGRSTLPEVLEEQETK; encoded by the coding sequence ATGAGCATGCCGTTCTACGTCGCGCCCGAGCAGCAGATGAAGGACCGCTCGGACTTCGCCCGCAAGGGCATCGCCCGCGGCCGGGCGGTGGTGGTGCTGCGCTATCGCGACGGGATCTGCTTCGTCGCCGAGAACCGGTCGCTGGCCCTGCACAAGATCTCCGAGATCTACGACCGGATCGCGTTCGCGGCCGTCGGTCGCTACAACGAGTTCGAGCAGCTGCGGATCGCCGGGATCCAGCAGGCCGACCTGCGCGGGTATGCGTACGACCGCTCCGACGTGACCGGGCGGATGCTCGCCAACGCGTACGCCCAGCTGCTCGGGTCGGCGTTCTCCTCCGGCGCGGAGAAGCCGTTCGAGGTGGAGCTGGTCGTCGCTGAACTCGGCCACGACCGGGCCGGTGACCAGATCTACCGGCTCACCTACGACGGGTCCGTCGCGGACGAGGAGAACTTCGCCGCGATGGGCGGTGCCACCGAGACGATCGCCGAGGTGGTGCGCCGCGGCATCGACCCGCAGGCCGATCTCGGCAGCGCCGTCCGGTTGGCCGTCCGGGCACTCGCCGCCGACACCTCGGCGCCCTCACCGCGGGTGCTCGGGCCGGACTCGCTGGAAGTGGCGGTCCTCGACCGGACCAGGCCCCGGCCGCGGAAGTTCCGCCGGCTCGGTCGTTCCACCCTCCCCGAGGTGCTGGAAGAACAGGAGACCAAGTGA
- the prcB gene encoding proteasome subunit beta, with protein MTDELTSSFTELLSRVAPDLLPSRRVPSGRADELTPHGTTIVSATFPHGVVMAGDRRATMGNLIAQRDIQKVYASDEFSLVGIAGAAGLAVEMVRLFRVELEHYEKIEGAPLSLDGKANRLAALIRGNLGNALQGLAVVPLFAGWDLAGDLGRIFSYDATGGRYEETAFHSVGSGSIFARGSLKKLYRPDLDLQGCATVVVQALFDAADDDSATGGPDLMRGIYPIIMVAGPDGVHQLSDEEMTAITDRVIDGRRHRPDGPAAPLI; from the coding sequence GTGACCGACGAGCTGACCAGCTCCTTCACCGAGCTGCTGTCCCGGGTCGCGCCCGACCTGCTCCCCTCCCGGCGGGTACCGTCCGGCCGGGCCGACGAGCTCACCCCGCACGGCACCACCATCGTGTCCGCGACCTTCCCGCACGGCGTGGTGATGGCCGGCGACCGGCGGGCGACGATGGGCAACCTGATCGCCCAGCGCGACATCCAGAAGGTCTACGCCTCCGACGAGTTCTCCCTGGTCGGCATCGCCGGCGCGGCCGGCCTCGCGGTGGAGATGGTCCGGCTGTTCCGGGTGGAGCTGGAGCACTACGAGAAGATCGAGGGTGCGCCGCTGTCGCTGGACGGCAAGGCCAACCGGTTGGCCGCCCTGATCCGGGGCAACCTCGGCAACGCCCTGCAGGGCCTGGCGGTGGTGCCGCTGTTCGCCGGCTGGGACCTGGCCGGCGACCTGGGCCGGATCTTCTCCTACGACGCGACCGGCGGACGCTACGAGGAGACCGCCTTCCACTCGGTCGGGTCGGGGTCGATCTTCGCCCGCGGATCGCTGAAGAAGCTCTACCGTCCCGATCTGGACCTGCAGGGCTGCGCCACCGTCGTGGTGCAGGCGCTGTTCGACGCCGCGGACGACGACTCCGCCACCGGCGGCCCGGACCTGATGCGCGGGATCTACCCGATCATCATGGTGGCCGGGCCGGACGGGGTGCACCAGCTGTCCGACGAGGAGATGACCGCCATCACCGACCGGGTCATCGACGGGCGGCGCCACCGCCCGGACGGTCCGGCGGCCCCGCTGATCTGA
- a CDS encoding ubiquitin-like protein Pup has product MSEQQHARHRAEETAEEAETLTPARQQQDEGFDALLDEIDSVLETDAEEFVRGFVQKGGQ; this is encoded by the coding sequence ATGTCCGAGCAGCAGCACGCACGACACCGTGCCGAGGAGACGGCCGAGGAGGCCGAGACGCTGACCCCGGCGCGGCAGCAGCAGGACGAGGGCTTCGACGCCCTGCTCGACGAGATCGACTCCGTCCTGGAGACCGATGCCGAGGAGTTCGTCCGCGGCTTCGTGCAGAAGGGCGGACAGTGA
- the dop gene encoding depupylase/deamidase Dop, producing the protein MTSGRVHGLETEYGISLLGVPAAEAPHPMYLANHVVRSYLESIGFGTGRWDYTAESPLIDARGFTMPRERASLDQLTDVDQGLGNAMLDNGARLYVDHAHPEYSGPEVRTARDAIVWDRAGDAIMLAATHVASAAIGHEIRLYRNNTDSKGASYGTHENYLVSRAVPFGRIVRDLTGFLVSRTVVIGAGRVGIGQTGQAVGFQLGQRPDFFETEVALETTVHRPIINTRDEPHALRRLWRRLHVITGDANQAQVAGWLKVGTAALAVRLVEADRAPDLRPLRPVDAFRAISHDPDLTRTVPLQDGRKVTALDIQQAWLEAGRTLPVLGAEDLALLDAWQQLLDDLRADWRRAADRLDWAAKRLLLESYRARDRLGWDDPKLALVDLQYADIDPARSLALRLERAGRLRTLVTPEEVAAARRTPPPDTRAWARGRIVGRFVDQLLGAGWDGLTFSGEHGRGIVRLELTDPLGGTREQVGDRIDRATRPTELGDLFPGTYAG; encoded by the coding sequence GTGACCTCCGGGCGGGTACACGGCCTGGAGACCGAGTACGGCATCAGCCTGCTCGGGGTGCCGGCCGCCGAGGCCCCGCACCCGATGTACCTGGCCAACCACGTGGTCCGCAGCTACCTGGAGTCGATCGGCTTCGGGACCGGCCGGTGGGACTACACCGCCGAGTCGCCGCTGATCGACGCCCGGGGCTTCACCATGCCGCGGGAACGGGCCAGCCTGGATCAGCTCACCGACGTCGACCAGGGCCTCGGCAACGCCATGCTGGACAACGGCGCTCGGTTGTATGTCGACCACGCCCATCCGGAGTACTCCGGGCCGGAGGTGCGGACCGCCCGTGACGCGATCGTCTGGGACCGTGCCGGGGACGCGATCATGCTGGCGGCGACCCACGTCGCCTCCGCGGCGATCGGGCACGAGATCCGGCTCTACCGCAACAACACCGACTCCAAGGGGGCCTCGTACGGCACCCACGAGAACTACCTGGTCTCCCGCGCGGTCCCGTTCGGGCGGATCGTCCGCGACCTGACCGGATTCCTGGTGTCCCGCACCGTGGTGATCGGTGCCGGCCGGGTCGGGATCGGCCAGACCGGTCAGGCGGTGGGCTTCCAGCTGGGCCAGCGCCCGGACTTCTTCGAGACCGAGGTGGCCCTGGAAACCACCGTGCACCGGCCGATCATCAACACCCGCGACGAGCCACACGCGCTGCGCCGACTGTGGCGGCGGCTGCACGTGATCACCGGCGACGCCAACCAGGCCCAGGTCGCCGGCTGGCTGAAGGTCGGCACCGCTGCGCTGGCGGTCCGGCTGGTGGAGGCCGACCGGGCCCCCGACCTGCGACCGCTGCGGCCGGTCGACGCCTTCCGGGCGATCTCCCACGATCCCGACCTGACCCGCACCGTGCCCCTCCAGGACGGCCGCAAGGTCACCGCGCTGGACATCCAGCAGGCCTGGCTGGAGGCCGGTCGTACGTTGCCGGTCCTCGGCGCCGAGGACCTGGCGCTGCTGGACGCCTGGCAACAGCTGCTCGACGACCTGCGGGCGGACTGGCGCCGGGCCGCCGACCGGCTCGACTGGGCCGCGAAGCGGCTGCTGCTGGAGTCCTACCGGGCCCGGGACCGCCTCGGCTGGGACGACCCGAAGCTGGCCCTGGTGGACCTGCAGTACGCCGACATCGACCCGGCCCGCAGCCTGGCGCTGCGGCTGGAGCGAGCCGGCCGGCTGCGCACCCTGGTCACCCCCGAGGAGGTCGCAGCGGCACGGCGTACGCCCCCGCCGGACACCCGGGCCTGGGCCCGCGGCCGGATCGTCGGCCGGTTCGTCGACCAGCTGTTGGGTGCCGGCTGGGACGGGCTGACCTTCAGCGGCGAGCACGGGCGCGGCATCGTCCGACTCGAGCTGACCGACCCGCTCGGCGGCACCCGGGAGCAGGTCGGGGACCGGATCGACCGGGCGACGCGCCCCACCGAGCTGGGGGACCTCTTCCCCGGCACGTACGCCGGATAG